In Betaproteobacteria bacterium, the genomic window AGAGCAAGCGGGCGGATGGTATTTTCCGTCCCGCACCGAGAAGGCGTGCCGACAACGATGTCAGCGCGCGGGAGGCAAGGAAGCCCACTGGCTGGCAAGCGCCGGGCCGTGGGCTTTTATAATTTTCGCGCACGCACGCCTGAACCTAAACGACAGGAAAGGGAATAGCACATGAGTAATACCGATAGACGAGGCTTTATCAAGGCCACTGCCGCAACGGCGGCGGCCAGTGCCATCGCGGCGCCGTATATTTGGCCGAAGGGCGCGCAGGCCGCTGGCACCGTGAAGATGGGGATTCTGCATTCATTGACGGGCACCATCGCCATCGCGGAGAAATCCGTGGTGGACGCGGAGATGCTGGCTGTTGAAGAAATCAACGCCGCTGGCGGCGTGATGGGACAGAAGATCGAAGCCGTGGTGGAAGACGGTGCCAGCGATTGGCCCACCTTCGCGGAAAAAGCGCGCAAGCTGATCGAGAAAGACAAGGTCGCGGCGGTGATGGGTTGCTACACCTCCGCCTCTCGCAAAGCGGTCCTACCGGTCTTCGAAAAACTCAAGGGTCTGCTCTATTACCCAACCTACTACGAAGGCTTGGAGCGCTCGGAGAACATCATGTACACGGCTCAAGAAGCCACTCAGTCCGTCATTGCCGCCATGGATTGGCTGGCGAAGAACAAGGGCAAGAGCTTTTACATGATCGGCTCCGACTACATTTGGCCGCGTACCACCATCAAGATCGCCAAGGCAACGCTGGGCCGTTTGGGCGGCAAGCTCGCCGGTGAAGGTTACTACCCCTTGGGCCATATCGAGTTCTCCTCCGAGATCAACAAGATCAAGGCAGCCAAGCCCGATGTCATTCTGAACTGCGTGGTGGGCGGCTCCAACGTCGCGTTTTTCAAACAACTCAACGCGGCCGGAATCACCGGGAAGAACCAAGCAATTCTCTCGCTGGCTGTGTCCGAAGAAGAAGTTTCCGGTATCGGCGCCGAGAACGCGGCGGGTACTCTCACTTGCATGAGTTACTTCCAGAGCCTGAAGAATCCCGCGAACGAGAAGTTCGTCAAGGCCTTCAAGGCCAAGTACGGCGCCAACCGCGTGACCGGCGACACGCTAAATTGCGGCTATAACTCCGTGTATCTGTGGAAATTGGCGGCGGAAAAAGCGAAGAGCTTCGAGGTCGCGAAAGTCGTCGCGGCTTCCTCCGACCTGCAATTCGATTCTCCGGAAGGAAAGATCAAGTTCCATAAAGACAACCATCACCTGTGGAAGCACGCCCGCATCGGCACCTTCCGCCCCGATGGCCAAGTGGACATGGTCTACGAATCCGCATTGATCGAGCCCAACCCCTTCCCCAAACTCTAAGCGGCGTAGCGGGACCGGATAAGCCTCGCGGCTTATCCGGCGTGGTCGCATCATCCCTTTCAACCATTCCGCCTGAGTTATGAATTTCGATATGCTCGCCATGCAGGCCTTCACCGGGCTGAGCGTATTCACCATTCTGATGTTGATGGCGCTGGGATTGGCCATCGTGTTTGGCCTGATGGGCGTGATCAACATGGCTCATGGCGAGTTGATGGCCATGGGTGCCTACACCACCTACGGAACGGCTGTCCTGTTCGAGACTTATTTCCCCCGCTTCATGGACGCGTACTTCGTGGTGGGAATCGTCTTCGCCTTCTGCATCACCTTCGTGTTTGGTTTTTTACTGGAACGCGGCCTCATCCAGTTCCTCTACAAGAGGCCGCTCGATACCATGCTGGCGACTTGGGGTTTGAGCCTCATCTTGCAGCAGATCTACCGGCAGTTCATCAACGCGAAGGAGGTGGAAGTCCCCACGGTGTCATGGTTGCAAGGGACATGGCAAGCCACAGAAACCGTTTCATTTCCCCTTAGCCGGATATTCATCATCGGCTTGGCCGTGGTCACCGGGGCCGCCGTCTACATGTTGCTATACAAGACCCGGTGGGGACTTCGCATCCGCGCCGTGACGCAGAACCGTTCCATAAGCGGGGCCGTGGGCATCAACACCACGAAAGTCGACGCCTTCACTTTTGCCCTGGGTTGCGGGCTTGCCGGCATCGCCGGCAGTTCCTTCACCATGCTCGCCTCCACCGGACCGGTCACCGGGCAGGCTTACATCGTCGATACCTTCATCGTCGTCGTATTCGGAGGCGTGGAAAGCTTGTTGGGCACTATCGCCTCGGCCTTCATCATGGGGCAAATGCAGTCCTGGTTCGAATACTTCATGAGCGGTTCCATGGCGCGAGCCAGCATCTTGTTGCTGGTGATCGTGGTGCTGTATTTCAGGCCGAACGGATTGTTCGCCACCAAGGTGAGGCGCTGATGGCGAACAGGGACCTCTGGGGTCTGCTCAGCCGTTACGGCGTGGTCTTGCTGGCCATTCTCATTCTTCTGGTTCTGCCGCTCTCGTTGGGCATTTTTCGCTTGGGTTTGCTCGCCAAGTATTTGTCGCTAGCTTTTTGCGCCGTGGGCATCGTATTGATATGGGGATACGGCGGCATCTTGAGTTTGGGCCAGGGTGTGTTTTTTGGCCTGGGCAGTTACATGATGGCCATGTTCCTGAAACTCGAGCGCGCGGCGGAGGCGGATTCGTCCACCTCCGCGCTATCGACCTTCTTTGGGCAAGCGGGGCTTCCCGATTTCATGTCGTGGAACAGCGTGGAAGCCTTGCCGTGGTGGTGGGAGCCCTTCCATCACGTCTGGTTCACCATCACCGCCATCCTGATTTTGCCGCCGCTGCTCGCTTTCATCTTGGCCTACGTCAACTTCCGCAGGCGGGTGGGAGAGGTGTATTTCTCCATCATCACGCTCTCGCTCTCGGCGATCATGGCCATCGTCATCGTCGGCCAGCAAGGTTACACGGGAGGCATCAACGGTATCACCGATTTCAAGACCTTCATGGGCATCGATCTCGATCAAGACAACGCGAAGATCGTCATGTACTACATCACCGCGGGCCTTCTCATCGCGTGCGTGCTGGTGGGCCAATTCATCTTGCGCAGCCGCTTGGGAAAAGTGCTGGTGGCCATACGCGACCGCGAAGACCGCGTGCGGTTCTCGGGTTACGACCCCGCCTTGTTCAAGGCCTTCATATTCGCCGTGGCGGCGCTGTTCTCCTCCATCGGCGGCGCCATGTTCACCATGCAAATTGGGCTGGCTTCGCCCTCGCTGGTGGGCATCGTGCCCTCCATCGAAATGGTGATCTACGCCGCCGTGGGCGGGCGCTTGTCCTTGGTCGGTGCCGTCTACGGTTCCCTGCTCGTGGGCTACGGCAAAACGTTTTTCTCCGAGAACTTCGTGCAGTACTGGCTCTACATGATCGGAGCGCTGTTCATCGTGATCGTGATGTTCTTGCCGGGAGGATTGGCAAGCCTGATGGAAAAACTGCGCCCGGGGAAATCCGCCAAGAATGCTCAAGCGCCGATCGCCAATGAATTGAAACCGGAGACGAGATGACCATGGAAATTCTCTCCGTCTCCGATCTCACCGTGTCCTTCGATGGCTTCAAGGCCGTGGATAACCTGAGCCTGCGCGTGGAGAAGGACGAATTGCGCTGCGTGATCGGCCCCAACGGCGCGGGAAAGACGACGCTGTTGGACATGATCTGTGGCAAAACCAAGCCCTCC contains:
- the urtB gene encoding urea ABC transporter permease subunit UrtB; this encodes MNFDMLAMQAFTGLSVFTILMLMALGLAIVFGLMGVINMAHGELMAMGAYTTYGTAVLFETYFPRFMDAYFVVGIVFAFCITFVFGFLLERGLIQFLYKRPLDTMLATWGLSLILQQIYRQFINAKEVEVPTVSWLQGTWQATETVSFPLSRIFIIGLAVVTGAAVYMLLYKTRWGLRIRAVTQNRSISGAVGINTTKVDAFTFALGCGLAGIAGSSFTMLASTGPVTGQAYIVDTFIVVVFGGVESLLGTIASAFIMGQMQSWFEYFMSGSMARASILLLVIVVLYFRPNGLFATKVRR
- the urtC gene encoding urea ABC transporter permease subunit UrtC — translated: MANRDLWGLLSRYGVVLLAILILLVLPLSLGIFRLGLLAKYLSLAFCAVGIVLIWGYGGILSLGQGVFFGLGSYMMAMFLKLERAAEADSSTSALSTFFGQAGLPDFMSWNSVEALPWWWEPFHHVWFTITAILILPPLLAFILAYVNFRRRVGEVYFSIITLSLSAIMAIVIVGQQGYTGGINGITDFKTFMGIDLDQDNAKIVMYYITAGLLIACVLVGQFILRSRLGKVLVAIRDREDRVRFSGYDPALFKAFIFAVAALFSSIGGAMFTMQIGLASPSLVGIVPSIEMVIYAAVGGRLSLVGAVYGSLLVGYGKTFFSENFVQYWLYMIGALFIVIVMFLPGGLASLMEKLRPGKSAKNAQAPIANELKPETR
- the urtA gene encoding urea ABC transporter substrate-binding protein; the protein is MSNTDRRGFIKATAATAAASAIAAPYIWPKGAQAAGTVKMGILHSLTGTIAIAEKSVVDAEMLAVEEINAAGGVMGQKIEAVVEDGASDWPTFAEKARKLIEKDKVAAVMGCYTSASRKAVLPVFEKLKGLLYYPTYYEGLERSENIMYTAQEATQSVIAAMDWLAKNKGKSFYMIGSDYIWPRTTIKIAKATLGRLGGKLAGEGYYPLGHIEFSSEINKIKAAKPDVILNCVVGGSNVAFFKQLNAAGITGKNQAILSLAVSEEEVSGIGAENAAGTLTCMSYFQSLKNPANEKFVKAFKAKYGANRVTGDTLNCGYNSVYLWKLAAEKAKSFEVAKVVAASSDLQFDSPEGKIKFHKDNHHLWKHARIGTFRPDGQVDMVYESALIEPNPFPKL